The segment CGCACTGGCCCTGGTTGGCGTCCTGTTCGCAGTCGTGATGATGCATGCGCATCAATTCATCATCGGCGTCCCGGCGATTTAGCAGGCATCCTTGCGCCGCCACAAAGAGCGGCTGGCGCGGCAAGGCTATGGCTCTCCTATTCACCAGGAGGGCCAAGTGGCTTTCGCACCTGAATTACCGCCCGAACTGACACGTAGCCTGTCGCGCGTGCTGGACCCGGAAGTCGGCGTCAATATCGTCGATCTGGGGCTGGTCTATGCGGCAAGAAGCGATGACGGGCGGATCGACGTGCAGATGACGCTGACCAGCCGCGGCTGTCCTATGGGGCAGATGGTGGTCGAGGACGTGCATGACCAGCTGGTCTGGTCGTTTCCCGAAGCCGGAGTGGTGAATGTCGAACTGGTCTGGGAACCGCCCTGGAGCCCAGACCTCATCACCAAAGCCGGGCGCGCGGCGCTTG is part of the uncultured Devosia sp. genome and harbors:
- a CDS encoding metal-sulfur cluster assembly factor: MAFAPELPPELTRSLSRVLDPEVGVNIVDLGLVYAARSDDGRIDVQMTLTSRGCPMGQMVVEDVHDQLVWSFPEAGVVNVELVWEPPWSPDLITKAGRAALGQTSEGQF